The Coleofasciculus chthonoplastes PCC 7420 sequence TTTTGCCAATGATTTTCAAACCATCCGCTGACCAAATGAAATGATCTGCCCATACCTGTATTCGTGGATTAAACAATTGAATTTCTTCTTGAGTAATTGGATCGATCCCTGTTACGAAATTGTAGCGATATCCATTACAACGCTGACAAGCTAAGGCTAGATTTCCTAAATCATCAGCCCCTCCCAATGAACGAGGCATAATATGGTCAATCGCAAAATTAGCAGCACTGGCTTCTTCTGAGGAGTGGCAATATTCACATAAATAGTTTGCCCTTTTCCGTACCTGTCGCTTAACATTATCATTCAACGTCATGATTCAGCGATAATACGGGCATTCAACAGGGTAAAGATACGATCTAATTCCAAAAGCCCACTGAGTTCAGCTTGTTCATCTTGATTAAGACTTACCTCTTTTTGGCGTTCAGAAAGCTCATTCAAACGAACTTGAAGGGCATCTGTGAATTTGAACAGATATAAATTGCGTACTCGCTGAATC is a genomic window containing:
- a CDS encoding HNH endonuclease, with protein sequence MTLNDNVKRQVRKRANYLCEYCHSSEEASAANFAIDHIMPRSLGGADDLGNLALACQRCNGYRYNFVTGIDPITQEEIQLFNPRIQVWADHFIWSADGLKIIGKTSVGRATCERLDLNDDSHNDGSIVKARRLWVRGGWHPPDGDSQE